One window from the genome of Candidatus Chlorohelix allophototropha encodes:
- a CDS encoding DNA double-strand break repair nuclease NurA, with protein sequence MPLNPQELNDQIEKQAGRLKEEARRLEKNIAEAVEYYRAADEYKLSVIAKEHSRRDETLAYPISGLNEVVAINPSTTDYCVVATDSSPIPPDRHNGTAHFYVINIGRVMLRYGEKPTADLDSLTFFETEDATNEEREYTKASLLDTEAALKELEAAYELALKHQADLVFRDGPLTLWRSINLRSKEGTELRNRYYSLLDQFDKAQIPIVGYISNTHSNAVIETLRAAVREESKSGRVFGGVQDRMLFQNLLKPDTRGTIFASTLGEPKELREYIDRIYFTYMLTKYEMVRIEFPQWLALDTEKLASTLSLVLRQVELGQGYPVALMEAHEQAVLRGDDRELLRLLLEDQGLLLTESEKGRSKRLRSI encoded by the coding sequence ATGCCGCTAAATCCCCAAGAATTAAACGACCAAATTGAAAAACAAGCCGGGCGACTTAAAGAAGAAGCGCGGCGGCTGGAAAAAAACATAGCCGAAGCGGTGGAATATTATCGCGCTGCCGATGAATACAAGTTGTCGGTTATTGCTAAGGAACATTCCCGGCGCGATGAAACGCTAGCTTACCCAATTTCAGGACTAAATGAAGTTGTAGCTATCAACCCCTCAACTACCGACTATTGCGTGGTAGCCACCGACAGTTCGCCTATTCCACCCGACCGCCACAATGGCACAGCCCACTTTTACGTCATAAATATTGGGCGCGTAATGTTGCGCTATGGCGAAAAGCCCACCGCCGATCTGGATAGTCTCACCTTCTTTGAAACTGAAGACGCTACCAACGAAGAACGCGAATACACCAAAGCCTCGTTACTGGACACCGAAGCGGCTTTGAAAGAATTGGAAGCCGCCTACGAACTTGCCCTCAAACATCAAGCCGATCTGGTATTTCGGGATGGGCCGCTCACTCTTTGGCGCAGCATCAATCTTCGCAGCAAGGAAGGAACCGAACTGCGAAACCGCTATTACAGCCTGTTGGATCAATTCGACAAAGCGCAGATTCCAATTGTCGGTTACATCAGCAACACCCACAGCAATGCTGTAATTGAAACGCTGCGAGCAGCGGTGCGCGAGGAAAGCAAAAGTGGTAGAGTTTTTGGCGGCGTGCAGGATCGCATGCTTTTCCAGAATTTGCTTAAACCTGACACACGCGGAACAATTTTTGCCTCGACCTTGGGCGAACCCAAAGAATTGCGTGAGTATATCGACCGCATTTATTTCACCTATATGCTGACAAAGTACGAAATGGTGCGAATTGAGTTTCCGCAATGGCTGGCGCTGGATACGGAAAAGCTGGCAAGTACGTTATCGCTGGTTTTGCGACAGGTAGAGTTGGGGCAAGGCTACCCGGTAGCCTTGATGGAAGCACACGAACAAGCCGTGCTGCGGGGCGATGACCGCGAGCTATTGCGCTTGCTATTGGAAGATCAGGGCTTGCTGCTCACCGAGTCGGAAAAAGGGCGCAGTAAGCGGCTGCGGAGTATTTAG
- a CDS encoding response regulator transcription factor, whose translation MSTPLILVIDDETNIADLAKMYLTKEGFEVITAEDGDEGLQLFRSRNPTLIVLDLMLPGVDGWEITRQIRKDSNVPIIMLTARSEDVDRIVGLELGADDYLTKPFNPRELVARVKAVLRRYTAMPAVEDNHSDKNRIIVGDIVIDLRQHTVEIAGRNVELRAKEFELLTTFAQSPNSVFDREKLLNQVWGYEYYGDSRTIDVHITHLREKLEGSQVKIQTVWGVGYKLVVQ comes from the coding sequence ATGTCAACTCCGTTAATTCTGGTAATTGATGATGAAACAAATATAGCCGATTTAGCCAAAATGTACCTCACCAAAGAGGGCTTTGAGGTAATTACCGCTGAGGATGGCGACGAGGGTTTGCAGCTATTTCGCAGCCGTAACCCCACCTTGATTGTTTTGGACTTGATGTTGCCGGGAGTAGATGGTTGGGAAATCACACGCCAGATTCGCAAAGATAGCAATGTCCCTATTATCATGTTGACCGCCCGAAGCGAGGATGTTGATCGCATCGTGGGTCTTGAACTCGGCGCAGACGACTACCTGACCAAGCCTTTTAACCCGCGTGAATTGGTAGCGCGGGTCAAAGCGGTTTTGCGCCGCTATACTGCTATGCCTGCTGTTGAGGATAACCACTCTGATAAAAATCGGATAATAGTAGGTGACATAGTGATTGATTTGCGCCAACATACCGTTGAAATTGCCGGGCGCAATGTTGAACTGCGCGCCAAAGAATTTGAACTACTAACTACCTTCGCGCAAAGTCCTAACAGCGTATTTGACCGCGAGAAATTATTAAATCAAGTGTGGGGCTACGAATATTACGGTGATAGTCGCACCATTGATGTACATATCACTCATTTGCGTGAAAAACTCGAAGGCAGTCAAGTTAAAATCCAGACGGTGTGGGGAGTCGGTTACAAACTGGTGGTACAGTAA
- a CDS encoding 3'-5' exonuclease, which produces MSDQPVKSVSRTKADKDNITKGPMRDRPLLFLDLETTGLIPGVQEILEIGAVLVSQPDFTRLQTFECKVKPVHFETASPEALKICGYDPVKWENAIDLKEALTQLSEIGRGAVLMGFNVTFDWAFLQIGFNTVELPDPFYYHRVDVMSAAYARYYSNPKFNRFSLSECCRYFGVSNRAAHTALSDAEATYDVFVAMMRDGML; this is translated from the coding sequence TTGAGCGACCAACCTGTGAAATCGGTATCACGAACCAAAGCGGATAAGGACAATATAACCAAAGGACCGATGCGAGATCGTCCCCTTCTTTTTCTCGACCTAGAAACTACCGGCTTGATTCCCGGCGTTCAGGAAATTCTAGAAATAGGGGCAGTGCTGGTTTCACAACCGGACTTCACCAGATTACAAACCTTTGAATGTAAGGTTAAGCCGGTACATTTTGAAACTGCCTCGCCCGAAGCCCTAAAAATCTGTGGCTATGACCCGGTTAAGTGGGAGAACGCCATTGATTTGAAAGAAGCGCTAACCCAACTTTCCGAGATTGGTCGCGGTGCGGTTCTGATGGGTTTTAACGTTACTTTCGATTGGGCTTTTCTTCAGATTGGCTTTAACACGGTAGAATTGCCTGACCCTTTCTATTACCACCGTGTTGACGTAATGTCCGCTGCCTATGCCCGATACTATTCTAACCCTAAATTTAACCGTTTTAGTTTGAGCGAATGCTGCCGCTATTTCGGCGTATCCAATCGCGCCGCGCATACCGCTTTATCCGATGCCGAAGCCACTTATGATGTTTTCGTGGCAATGATGCGGGATGGCATGCTATAA
- a CDS encoding zinc-dependent metalloprotease, with protein MAVDKTNKFSEDEDRGKSSTIRYGKIATGLGLATAAAFGAVWANSRARDVERNGPPSMIDWNKVRDIAERMNPETGATAEWRNKWTTYYSELTLKVVPIIEEYANTKLPRQLNTVRAVSRNEWVEANISSFRQLFEPIERLNRDSMGSSSAAMQAMVGGFNQLLVSGEMGILLGYLSRRVLGQYDLSLLGREPVADGRVFFVEPNIGGVVNALNLNGDEFRLWIALHESTHAFEFESHTWVRRHFNGILERYFSYLTEDLQNMRLNKQRLNNFLRRIRDNSQGSSWIERVMTPEQRTLFSELQALMSIVEGYSNHVMNAVGEKLMPNYNTIKERIERRQKDRGIIDKLFIKLTGLDLKMEQYRLGEIFVDRVVELKGIDFANLMWDRPEYIPTLDEIKKPELWVKRIEKAQAA; from the coding sequence ATGGCAGTAGATAAAACCAATAAATTTAGTGAGGATGAAGATAGAGGTAAAAGCTCAACTATCCGATATGGGAAAATTGCAACCGGATTAGGGCTGGCAACTGCGGCAGCTTTTGGGGCGGTATGGGCTAACTCCCGCGCCCGTGATGTCGAACGTAACGGGCCACCCTCAATGATAGATTGGAATAAAGTACGCGATATTGCCGAACGGATGAACCCGGAAACGGGGGCAACGGCAGAATGGCGCAATAAATGGACAACCTATTATAGTGAACTCACCCTTAAAGTAGTGCCAATTATAGAAGAATATGCAAATACAAAGCTACCCCGCCAGTTGAACACCGTGCGAGCGGTTAGCCGGAATGAATGGGTTGAAGCAAATATCAGCAGCTTTCGTCAGCTTTTCGAGCCAATCGAACGGCTAAACCGCGATTCAATGGGCAGCAGCAGCGCGGCAATGCAAGCAATGGTGGGCGGCTTTAACCAGTTACTGGTTAGCGGTGAAATGGGTATTTTGCTAGGCTATCTTTCTCGCAGGGTGTTAGGGCAGTATGATTTGAGCCTGTTAGGACGCGAACCCGTAGCAGATGGACGTGTTTTCTTTGTAGAGCCGAACATTGGCGGTGTGGTTAACGCCCTGAATCTGAATGGGGACGAGTTCCGCCTGTGGATTGCGCTACACGAATCAACCCATGCTTTTGAATTTGAATCGCATACTTGGGTGCGCCGCCACTTTAACGGAATCCTCGAACGCTATTTCAGCTATCTCACCGAAGATTTGCAGAATATGCGTCTGAACAAACAACGCTTGAACAATTTTCTGCGCCGAATACGCGATAATAGCCAAGGTTCAAGCTGGATTGAACGGGTTATGACTCCCGAACAACGCACTCTTTTCTCAGAGTTACAGGCTTTGATGAGTATTGTAGAAGGCTACAGCAACCACGTCATGAACGCGGTAGGTGAGAAACTGATGCCGAACTATAACACCATCAAAGAGCGCATTGAGCGTCGGCAGAAGGATCGAGGTATTATTGATAAACTCTTTATCAAGCTCACCGGACTTGACCTGAAAATGGAGCAATACCGTTTAGGCGAAATTTTCGTGGATAGGGTAGTAGAATTAAAGGGTATTGATTTTGCCAATCTTATGTGGGATCGCCCGGAATATATTCCTACGTTAGACGAAATCAAAAAGCCTGAACTGTGGGTGAAGCGCATTGAGAAAGCGCAGGCAGCCTAA
- the dinB gene encoding DNA polymerase IV, producing the protein MDWTRCIAHLDLDAFYATVEEIMNPEIKGLPIMVIMGEDTTNRGVVATASYAARQFGVHSAMPVTQARRLCPDGIYLQVRHDLYKEFSRRVMQLLEGQVNALEQVSIDEAYLDLSGQPDPAALAQNLQEQLITTTGLSASVGIATNKLVAKMASGFKKPGGLTMVEPGKESEFLRPLPVGKLYGIGPKTAARLNSKGIQTIGDLAEADLEQLQEDFGPNLGLELHKHAAGHDDRSIETSREAKSFSYERTYFVDVTDSRRLWKHIQEMAAGLENQLKKRGLLARTTGIKLRFADWRTVTRAETLLSPTDNATTISASAARLMKHTWKRGTPLRLLGVRVSNFIEVNATRQLQLPLEVD; encoded by the coding sequence ATGGACTGGACACGTTGTATCGCCCATCTTGACCTTGATGCTTTCTATGCCACCGTCGAAGAGATTATGAACCCCGAAATCAAAGGCTTACCCATCATGGTTATTATGGGCGAAGATACCACCAATCGGGGGGTAGTAGCAACCGCCTCTTATGCCGCGCGACAATTCGGGGTGCATAGCGCAATGCCCGTAACACAAGCGCGGCGACTTTGCCCGGACGGAATTTATCTACAGGTGCGGCACGACTTATATAAAGAGTTTTCGCGCCGGGTTATGCAGTTACTCGAAGGGCAGGTTAATGCGCTGGAACAAGTCAGTATTGACGAAGCGTATCTTGACCTAAGCGGGCAACCCGATCCGGCTGCTTTAGCGCAAAATTTGCAAGAGCAGCTTATAACAACCACCGGCTTGAGCGCGTCGGTTGGAATTGCCACCAACAAACTGGTAGCTAAAATGGCAAGCGGTTTCAAGAAACCGGGGGGCTTGACAATGGTAGAGCCGGGTAAAGAGTCAGAATTTCTCCGCCCCCTACCGGTAGGCAAACTCTACGGGATTGGACCAAAAACGGCAGCGCGCCTGAATTCCAAAGGAATCCAGACTATCGGCGATCTAGCAGAAGCCGACTTGGAGCAATTGCAGGAAGATTTTGGACCAAATCTCGGTTTGGAATTGCATAAGCACGCAGCGGGGCATGATGACCGCTCAATCGAAACCAGCCGTGAGGCGAAATCATTCTCTTACGAGCGCACCTATTTTGTAGATGTCACCGATTCGCGTCGCCTCTGGAAACATATACAAGAGATGGCGGCAGGGTTGGAAAACCAATTGAAAAAGCGGGGCTTATTGGCGCGTACCACCGGCATCAAGTTGCGCTTTGCAGATTGGCGCACGGTGACACGCGCCGAAACTCTGCTATCCCCTACCGATAACGCCACCACCATTTCCGCCAGCGCCGCCCGCTTGATGAAGCATACTTGGAAACGGGGTACACCTTTACGCCTGTTAGGGGTGCGAGTTAGCAACTTTATAGAAGTAAATGCCACGCGCCAATTGCAATTGCCGCTTGAGGTTGATTAG
- the plsX gene encoding phosphate acyltransferase PlsX: MKIVLDAMGGDYAPQEPVAGAVQAAREYGIEIILIGRESEIRAELAKHETSGLKLTVVNATEVIEMTDESVQAIREKKDSSVVVGLNLVKQGEADAFVSAGHSGATFAAASLQLRRVRGVERAGLATVFPTKTGLILVIDVGANTEVRPEFLIQFAQMGAVYVEKVLKRPNPRVGLLSNGEEDSKGTPLVKETHQLLRQTSGINFIGNVEGKDVLAGLADVVVTDGFTGNILLKTAEGTADVMLHLLKQELTANLFFKLLALGLKPAFNKVKKALDHEEFGGAPLLGVNGVVIISHGRTKAKGIKNSIRVAREAVQNNTLETIKGLFAEAAKAKAATRE; encoded by the coding sequence ATGAAAATCGTGTTGGATGCAATGGGTGGCGATTATGCACCACAAGAACCGGTGGCAGGGGCGGTGCAAGCCGCCCGCGAATACGGAATCGAAATTATCCTTATAGGGCGCGAGTCTGAGATTAGAGCAGAATTGGCAAAACACGAAACCAGCGGCTTAAAACTAACGGTAGTAAATGCCACCGAAGTAATCGAGATGACCGATGAGTCGGTTCAAGCCATTCGCGAGAAGAAAGACTCTTCGGTGGTAGTTGGCTTGAATTTGGTAAAGCAAGGCGAAGCAGATGCATTTGTTTCTGCTGGGCATAGCGGCGCGACTTTTGCGGCTGCCAGCCTCCAGTTGCGGCGGGTACGCGGCGTGGAACGTGCCGGGTTAGCGACTGTTTTCCCAACTAAAACCGGGTTAATATTGGTCATAGATGTGGGCGCGAATACCGAAGTACGCCCTGAATTTCTAATTCAGTTTGCACAGATGGGTGCAGTTTATGTGGAGAAGGTGTTAAAACGCCCTAATCCTAGAGTCGGCTTGCTCAGCAATGGCGAAGAGGATAGCAAAGGTACGCCTTTGGTAAAGGAAACTCATCAGCTATTACGCCAAACTTCCGGTATTAATTTCATCGGAAATGTGGAGGGGAAGGATGTACTGGCGGGGCTTGCCGACGTGGTGGTTACGGATGGATTCACCGGAAATATATTGCTCAAAACCGCTGAAGGCACTGCCGATGTGATGCTTCATTTATTAAAGCAGGAATTGACCGCCAATTTATTCTTCAAGTTGTTAGCGTTAGGTCTTAAACCTGCCTTTAACAAGGTAAAGAAAGCGCTTGACCATGAGGAGTTCGGGGGCGCACCTTTGCTTGGCGTAAACGGTGTGGTAATCATTTCACACGGGCGCACCAAAGCAAAAGGCATCAAGAACTCCATCCGGGTAGCGCGGGAAGCAGTACAGAACAATACGCTAGAAACCATTAAAGGCTTATTTGCGGAGGCAGCTAAAGCCAAAGCCGCCACGCGCGAGTAG